In the Ricinus communis isolate WT05 ecotype wild-type chromosome 3, ASM1957865v1, whole genome shotgun sequence genome, tattaaattcaatataaatataaaaaataaatatcatataatataataaatcatGTTGAACATAAAAATGTATTTAAACATATGAtgtgaatttgataaaaatacacaTAAAGGTGGACACGTATCAAAATCTTTTGGGTCAACACAGACATAATATTACAGTGTCgtaagaatttgaaaagaaaaatcttataaTGGTATTTGAagcaatatattatttatgccGTCCTATGGATTAGACTTAGTTATTGTGttttgtattaaaattaatttattattgtcattatatgatatataaacAGTAGagctaaattatttatattttatttttaataaaaaatatattttatgtgtGTATTGTCATCCACACAATTACATTGtaagaatatattataattaattatatttattaataatgtatGTTATTGactatatttgataaaatataatatggaaataattttatatattaaatttttaataagtgTTAGTTAGTTATTtagtcaattatatatttgagttttgtaaaatttttttatgtagcATACAGAATAATTGTATGTTAGAGGGTCttcttttttatctatttccttgtctattgatattattatttgattttacataatttagttattataattttaatgaatatattttaaacaagtgcaatatattaaaaattatgataaaattgattttgaaatttttattttaaaattgatgcagctttatttataatattcttttagatatttatatctaattttgaataaatttagaatgtacaattttttatgtgttatattaataatttaaattatgacTGTATTAATGGTActatgacttttttttttatctctttcctttaatttaatttaaatagttaagATTTTAATCTTAGTTTTACAAAATCATTCAacttacataaaaaataaatatatttttaaaattataatgattagttttttatttacatataaaaattttaatttattaaacggGTTATACTAATTGACCTGTTTAACTTAGTTACTAAACATTGTTCATATTTAAGTTTTTTGACATAATTAGTTAACGAGTTATATTCAGGTgaatcatttttatattattatatgtattttgatACGATATGAATAAACACGACACATTTGATAATAgattttttgataattatgtatatttttattataaatatctttaagtTTTTAATCTCAATTcgagaaatattaattacctAAATAACACATTAAAGAATACAATATATGGATTTTATgcaaatataattagaataaattataaatagctgaattagttttaaaaattaaatttaaattaataaattatttttaacattaaagacttattattaacaattattctgtttttttttatcataaatgtcttcaagtttttaatttgattccaagaaatattaaagctctaaaataatatataacaaaagTCTTTTATGTACATGAATAATCATATACTAATACAATCAaccataatataaaaaattaattagttttagaaactaaattttattatcagattatgacataaaaattattcaatttcttaaatatttattattaattctaaatttagtaatgttttattttatttcattttagttgaatatttatttttataaatgccTTCAAGTTCTTAATCTCAATCGGAGAAAGATTAAGGTACTTTTGCTCAAGTTTATTTCCATTTTGTCgtgaaaggaaaaagaaaagaagaagtttatttccattttttattctaGGGATTTAAcatttcttctctctctctcatcattttcttctctctttctcagTCACCGCCGCTTTTCTCCCCTTCCCCTCCTCTCTGAACAGTCCGCCTCCGCCGTTGTCCTACCCTTTTCCACTCTATTGCTATCATCGGAGCCTTCAAAGACCAGTTATCCACTGTCTATTTCCACTGACTTACGGGTTCTCAATTTTTGGCTTTGCGAAAAACAACGATTTGAAGAACTTTGGTGTTACATTAAACCATCAAAAggtatgtattaattaattatattgtgaATGATAAtgactctttctttttctgttctagttagaatataattttgtttccctgtgaaaaaaaaagaagataatctATAAATCTGTTGCATTCGTATACATTGTCTGGTTGTTTAAGATTGACCAACAAAGTCTAAAGCTCTAAATCTTCTATTTCATATTTGATTAGTAACAACGAAAAATCAATTATCAGTAAAATAATGTTAAAGACCCGATCTTGTCTAACTTTGTAACCTCTgcctcaaaataaaaataatgtctaaatgaatcaatttttttcctttcaggCGTTAGAGCAATGCAAATTTGGAACGTAGATTAGAGAAGAACACTAAACACTTTTATATGGGGTTAAATGTAGCTCTCTATGTACTTGGGTATTTTGTGGAATGGAGTGAAATAAAAATGTACTTCATGAACTGCTGTTAAATAACTATTTctagaaaaaggaagaaaattgaTATTGTGGGTTTGTTTGTCTAACTTTTCCGCTTGtgacattttatatataatgaatatgCTTATTTTGGATTTCAGATTTGATATTCAATGCAAAGTAGTTACTTCGGTGTTATGCACTTCTCTCTCCTAATCCAGATTGTTCTAAAATTTTGCTACGGCCCCAAATAAAATCCAGCCTATGAATGGCTATCATTCCTTTGGGTCTTCTTATCTTAAGTCTTATGTCTCACCACCATACCATACACCGGCTAGCAgttaattgttttctcatcaaGTTCACTGCTTTGCATTATAGAATTATGACGGTTTCAGTTGCAGATTAATCGAATCTGGTGAGGTGCAATTGTAAGAATGGCGAAGAAGGTGgaatttaaattatacaaTACAATGAATAGACAATTGGAAGCCTTCAAGCCACATGTACCTGGAAAAGTTGGCATGTATGTCTGTGGTGTTACTGCCTATGCTTTCAGCCACATCGGTCATGCACGCGCCGCAGTTATTTTTGATGTCCTCTTCAGGTCCCTGTCTATCTTTTATGTAATTCAACTTGAATTATGcatttgtttatttgtttatatttattatgtgatttttttattatatagcaaattgataaatagaattttattgaaaatgcATGCAATGTGATTCATATATGTGATACATAATACGAAAATGGACGCTAATGAAGGAAATTTGTTAGAAGGATGATGgagttaattattataatgtaaataaatgaaattaaaatgttttaCCAGTTGATAATGGGTAGGATATCTACTTATTACTGCTGTTTTTGAATTGATGATTATTTACTTAAACTGAAATCTTGCAGATATCTACAACACTTAGGTTATGAAGTTACTTATGTCCGAAATTTTACGGATATTGATGACAAGGTTTGAATATCTGTTTTAATTTCTCATTGGATACATTACATATattcctttgttctcttcttttatcatttgacCTGTAAAAATAAGTTTGGAAAACTAGTTGCATGCAACACTTCCATAAATTATTGtccagaaaataaaataaatcagttGTGAAGCTTTTAATTCTGTAAGAATGAAAAAATGCAGAACTTCTTCAGcttcttttaataaatgagGGGTTGGGTTATTGTTTTGGAAATTTGGTATCAAAGGTTTTGTAGAATGTCAGtggaatttttttctcatgataatataaattgcTTTTGTGTGTGGGGTTGCCAATTATTATCCTTTTGTGcactttaatttattcaagGGTTAATTTTTGTTGCACCTCGCCAAGTTGCAAACTAAGATCTTATCAACTGCACATGTGAAGCACATAGTACTTGGGATGTATGAGTCTTCTGGCTGTTTGTGTATAACCTTTCCCTATAGGCGGCTTAGATGAGAAGTCCAATTCAATCAATTTTGCTCTCCCTTTGAGTCCAGggtttttgaatttaaaaaactttGAATTTGCTTACATTGTACTGACCTTCTTGCAACTGGATGTTAGAGTTTAATGTCAAAACCTCAAGTTTCCAtctctcctctctctcttttaatttataagatgaattatttacaaaattttCAACTGCATGATCTCTTAATGTTTTGCAGATAATTAAGCGAGCAAATGAGAGTGGTGAGGACCCATTTTCTTTAAGTAGCAGATTTTGTGAGGAATATCTTGTTGACATGGACAGTCTGCAGTGCTTTCGTCCTACACATCAGCCACGTGTGACTGATCACATAGAACAGATCAAGGATATGATCACACAGGTTATTTATTGttcaaaaatttgaatatgGAGTCTCAGAGTTTGTCTTTATGTTATGGAAGAGAAGGAGGACTTACAAGTATGttgtattttgattttaatcgACAATGGCAAAAAGATTTGAACTGTAAAAATTGTTgaatataatctctatctctccaatatataatagtaacttattatgataataatgCAAAATTAGCTGAAGCTACAGCGCTAGCCCGTGCTTGGTTCTGTACTGTGAGTTACCTATTCTGGTCCTTCGTGATTGGATTAGTGCATATAGGAAACTTCAGAACTAGTTCAACTCTGACTGGGGAGACCAGAGTTAAGTTTTACTCTGTGGTAGTtgttttattactaaatatatgaataattagTGTGATTAGTCTAAGAACATTGCATTTTGtgtttatgttaatttatttcttttaacacTTATCGAAAATTTCTGAAGAAGTAAATTCTTTGCCTGTTAGCTTCGGTTGTCTTGGggtgatttatttatttatttttttgtttttaaagtGGATAACAATTTTTTCTGCAGATCATCAACAATGGTTTTGCATACCCCTCCGAAGGAGATGTCTTCTTTGCTGTTGATAAATTCCCAAATTATGGTCAGTTATCTGGTCAGAAACTAGAAAACCATAGAGCAGGTGAACGTAATCCTGATACCAGAAAACGTAATCCTGCAGACTTTGCACTGTGGAAGGTAGTGGCCTCAGAAAATTACATCAACTTCAAGATTTTGTTAATACTATGTGATGCCAATCTTTCACTCATTTTTGCAGGCTGCAAAACCAGGTGAACCAAGTTGGGAAAGTCCATGGGGTCCTGGAAGGCCGGGGTGGCATATAGAGTGCAGTGCAATGAGTGCTCAGTATCTGACCTTCAAGTTTGATATCCATGGTGGTGGAAGTGATCTAATTTTTCCACATCATGAAAATGAGATTACACAAAGTGCTGCTGCATGCCAAGAAAGTAATGTGAGTTATTGGATTCATAATGGGCATGTTACAAATAACAATGAGAAAATGTCAAAGTCCCTGGGTAACTATTTCACAATCCGTGAGGTAAGAATGTAATATAATTGCTGCTGTTcctcttttgtttctttagatcttttcttttattgtttctaTCACACTtacctaatttttattatcaagtaAGGAGAATGCAGTCCCCACAAGTGCATGACCTATAGATAACCTACTAATTCGTGTAGGTTACTGAACGATATCATCCACTGGCTGTGAGACACTTTTTGATAAGCGCACACTATCGATCTCCCCTCAATTACACTGTTTTTCAGCTAGAAAGTGCATCAGATGCAATCTTTTACATTTATCAGGTTTGTTCTCCCAAGTTTTCATTTGAGAATTTTCCTAGTTCTTAGACAATGACAATCCATAAATGCATTAGAGACATGGATAAATAG is a window encoding:
- the LOC8261719 gene encoding cysteine--tRNA ligase 2, cytoplasmic isoform X1, whose translation is MAKKVEFKLYNTMNRQLEAFKPHVPGKVGMYVCGVTAYAFSHIGHARAAVIFDVLFRYLQHLGYEVTYVRNFTDIDDKIIKRANESGEDPFSLSSRFCEEYLVDMDSLQCFRPTHQPRVTDHIEQIKDMITQIINNGFAYPSEGDVFFAVDKFPNYGQLSGQKLENHRAGERNPDTRKRNPADFALWKAAKPGEPSWESPWGPGRPGWHIECSAMSAQYLTFKFDIHGGGSDLIFPHHENEITQSAAACQESNVSYWIHNGHVTNNNEKMSKSLGNYFTIREVTERYHPLAVRHFLISAHYRSPLNYTVFQLESASDAIFYIYQTLQDCEDALSMFQDGSLKEGAAQNSKVVGITADAKKCINKLRDEFETKMSDDLSTSHILTGAFQDALKFINSSISMLKKKLQKPQQLSLIQSLTEIEREIKLVLNILGLLPPGTYAEILQQLKDKALKRAGVTEDDVLRSIEERAQARKNKEFSRSDQVRANLAAKGIALMDVGKETVWRPCVPVEQEQEAVSVVKDQNPPPAISS
- the LOC8261719 gene encoding cysteine--tRNA ligase 2, cytoplasmic isoform X2 → MDSLQCFRPTHQPRVTDHIEQIKDMITQIINNGFAYPSEGDVFFAVDKFPNYGQLSGQKLENHRAGERNPDTRKRNPADFALWKAAKPGEPSWESPWGPGRPGWHIECSAMSAQYLTFKFDIHGGGSDLIFPHHENEITQSAAACQESNVSYWIHNGHVTNNNEKMSKSLGNYFTIREVTERYHPLAVRHFLISAHYRSPLNYTVFQLESASDAIFYIYQTLQDCEDALSMFQDGSLKEGAAQNSKVVGITADAKKCINKLRDEFETKMSDDLSTSHILTGAFQDALKFINSSISMLKKKLQKPQQLSLIQSLTEIEREIKLVLNILGLLPPGTYAEILQQLKDKALKRAGVTEDDVLRSIEERAQARKNKEFSRSDQVRANLAAKGIALMDVGKETVWRPCVPVEQEQEAVSVVKDQNPPPAISS